A single region of the Panthera tigris isolate Pti1 chromosome B1, P.tigris_Pti1_mat1.1, whole genome shotgun sequence genome encodes:
- the SCARA3 gene encoding scavenger receptor class A member 3 isoform X1: MARGSSPGSDSTGSVTVRSATGDRDALYVTEEELAGDDEDMPTFPCTQEGRPGPRCSRCQKNLSLHTSVRILYLFLALLLVAVAVLASLVFRKVDSLSEDISLAQAVYDKKLMSMQENLQGLDLKAPNNCSFCHEAGQLEQEIRKLQEELEGIQKMLLAQEVQLDQTSQTHELLSTTSSQISQEMGNCSFSIHQVNQSLGFFLTQVRGWQATTAGLDLSLKDLTQECYDVKASVHQINFTVGQTSEWIHGIRRKTDEETLTLQKIVTDWQNYTRLFSSLRTTSAKTGEMVKNIQATLGVSSQRISQNSESMHDLVLQVMGLQLQLDNISSFLDDHEENMHDLQYHTRYAQNRTVERFETLEGRMASHEIEIGTIFTNINATDNHVHSMLKYLDDVRLSCTLGFHTHAEELYYLNKSVSLMLGTTDLLRERFSLLSARLDFNVRNLSMIVEEMKAVDTRHGEILRNVTILRGAPGPPGPRGLKGDTGTKGPGGSRGPKGDPGSLGPPGPQGPQGQPGDTGPMGERGPVGLRGFPGLKGSKGSFGTGGPRGQPGPKGDMGPPGPEGPPGSPGPSGPQGKPGIAGKTGSPGQRGPMGLKGEPGIQGPPGLPGPPGPPGSQSRY; the protein is encoded by the exons ATGGCTCGAGGTTCCAGCCCCGGGTCTGACAGCACTGGCTCCGTCACAGTGAGGTCGGCCACCGGCGACAGAGATGCGTTGTATGTTACAGAAGAGGAGCTGGCTGGTGACGACGAGGACATGCCGACCTTCCCATGCACACAAGAGG GCCGGCCGGGGCCCCGCTGCAGCCGCTGCCAGAAGAACCTGTCTTTGCACACGTCGGTACGGATTCTTTATCTCTTCCTGGCCCTGCTCCTGGTGGCCGTGGCCGTGCTGGCCTCTCTGG TTTTCAGGAAAGTGGACTCTCTCTCAGAAGACATCTCCCTGGCCCAGGCTGTCTATGACAAGAAGCTGATGTCCATGCAGGAAAATCTTCAAGGCCTGG ATCTGAAAGCCCCAAACAATTGTTCCTTCTGCCATGAGGCTGGGCAGCTGGAGCAAGAGATCAGAAAATTGCAGGAAGAGCTGGAAGGAATTCAGAAGATGCTTCTGGCCCAGGAGGTCCAGCTGGACCAGACctctcagacccatgaactgcTCTCCACCACCAGCAGTCAAATCTCCCAGGAGATGGGCAATTGTTCCTTCTCCATCCACCAGGTCAACCAGTCTCTGGGGTTCTTTCTCACCCAGGTGAGAGGCTGGCAGGCCACCACAGCTGGTCTGGACCTCTCTCTGAAGGACCTTACCCAGGAGTGCTATGATGTCAAGGCTTCTGTCCACCAGATCAACTTCACTGTTGGGCAGACTTCAGAGTGGATCCATGGGATCCGGCGGAAGACTGATGAGGAGACCCTGACCCTCCAGAAGATTGTCACTGACTGGCAAAACTACACCCGGCTCTTCAGCAGCCTGCGTACCACGTCGGCCAAGACCGGAGAAATGGTCAAGAACATCCAGGCCACTCTGGGGGTCTCCTCACAGCGCATCAGCCAGAATTCCGAGAGCATGCACGACCTGGTGCTGCAGGTCATGGGCTTGCAGCTACAGCTGGATAACATCTCGTCCTTCCTGGACGACCACGAGGAGAACATGCACGATCTGCAGTACCACACCCGCTATGCCCAGAACCGCACGGTGGAGAGGTTCGAGACGCTAGAAGGACGCATGGCTTCTCACGAGATCGAGATCGGCACCATCTTCACCAACATCAACGCCACCGACAACCACGTGCACAGCATGCTCAAGTACCTGGACGACGTGCGGCTCTCCTGCACGCTGGGCTTCCACACCCACGCTGAGGAGCTCTACTACCTGAACAAGTCCGTCTCCCTCATGCTGGGCACCACGGACCTGCTCCGGGAGCGCTTCAGCTTGCTCAGCGCCCGGCTGGACTTCAACGTCCGCAACCTCTCCATGATCGTGGAGGAGATGAAAGCTGTGGACACGCGACATGGAGAAATCCTTCGTAATGTCACCATCCTGAGAG GTGCCCCTGGCCCCCCCGGACCAAGAGGACTCAAAGGAGACACGGGCACGAAAGGGCCTGGTGGCAGCAGAGGACCGAAAGGAGACCCTGGCAGCTTGGGGCCCCCGGGACCCCAGGGTCCTCAGGGGCAGCCTGGAGACACAGGACCCATGGGGGAAAGGGGACCGGTTGGCCTTCGGGGTTTCCCAGGCCTCAAAGGCTCAAAGGGCAGTTTTGGAACTGGAGGCCCAAGAGGACAGCCAGGCCCGAAAGGGGACATGGGGCCCCCAGGGCCAGAGGGGCCCCCAGGGTCTCCAGGGCCCTCAGGGCCTCAGGGAAAGCCAGGGATTGCTGGCAAGACAGGGTCACCGGGCCAGCGGGGACCCATGGGGCTTAAGGGTGAACCAGGGATCCAGGGGCCCCCTGGCCTCCCAGGGCCCCCAGGCCCACCAGGAAGCCAGAGCCGCTACTAA
- the SCARA3 gene encoding scavenger receptor class A member 3 isoform X2: MPTFPCTQEGRPGPRCSRCQKNLSLHTSVRILYLFLALLLVAVAVLASLVFRKVDSLSEDISLAQAVYDKKLMSMQENLQGLDLKAPNNCSFCHEAGQLEQEIRKLQEELEGIQKMLLAQEVQLDQTSQTHELLSTTSSQISQEMGNCSFSIHQVNQSLGFFLTQVRGWQATTAGLDLSLKDLTQECYDVKASVHQINFTVGQTSEWIHGIRRKTDEETLTLQKIVTDWQNYTRLFSSLRTTSAKTGEMVKNIQATLGVSSQRISQNSESMHDLVLQVMGLQLQLDNISSFLDDHEENMHDLQYHTRYAQNRTVERFETLEGRMASHEIEIGTIFTNINATDNHVHSMLKYLDDVRLSCTLGFHTHAEELYYLNKSVSLMLGTTDLLRERFSLLSARLDFNVRNLSMIVEEMKAVDTRHGEILRNVTILRGAPGPPGPRGLKGDTGTKGPGGSRGPKGDPGSLGPPGPQGPQGQPGDTGPMGERGPVGLRGFPGLKGSKGSFGTGGPRGQPGPKGDMGPPGPEGPPGSPGPSGPQGKPGIAGKTGSPGQRGPMGLKGEPGIQGPPGLPGPPGPPGSQSRY, encoded by the exons ATGCCGACCTTCCCATGCACACAAGAGG GCCGGCCGGGGCCCCGCTGCAGCCGCTGCCAGAAGAACCTGTCTTTGCACACGTCGGTACGGATTCTTTATCTCTTCCTGGCCCTGCTCCTGGTGGCCGTGGCCGTGCTGGCCTCTCTGG TTTTCAGGAAAGTGGACTCTCTCTCAGAAGACATCTCCCTGGCCCAGGCTGTCTATGACAAGAAGCTGATGTCCATGCAGGAAAATCTTCAAGGCCTGG ATCTGAAAGCCCCAAACAATTGTTCCTTCTGCCATGAGGCTGGGCAGCTGGAGCAAGAGATCAGAAAATTGCAGGAAGAGCTGGAAGGAATTCAGAAGATGCTTCTGGCCCAGGAGGTCCAGCTGGACCAGACctctcagacccatgaactgcTCTCCACCACCAGCAGTCAAATCTCCCAGGAGATGGGCAATTGTTCCTTCTCCATCCACCAGGTCAACCAGTCTCTGGGGTTCTTTCTCACCCAGGTGAGAGGCTGGCAGGCCACCACAGCTGGTCTGGACCTCTCTCTGAAGGACCTTACCCAGGAGTGCTATGATGTCAAGGCTTCTGTCCACCAGATCAACTTCACTGTTGGGCAGACTTCAGAGTGGATCCATGGGATCCGGCGGAAGACTGATGAGGAGACCCTGACCCTCCAGAAGATTGTCACTGACTGGCAAAACTACACCCGGCTCTTCAGCAGCCTGCGTACCACGTCGGCCAAGACCGGAGAAATGGTCAAGAACATCCAGGCCACTCTGGGGGTCTCCTCACAGCGCATCAGCCAGAATTCCGAGAGCATGCACGACCTGGTGCTGCAGGTCATGGGCTTGCAGCTACAGCTGGATAACATCTCGTCCTTCCTGGACGACCACGAGGAGAACATGCACGATCTGCAGTACCACACCCGCTATGCCCAGAACCGCACGGTGGAGAGGTTCGAGACGCTAGAAGGACGCATGGCTTCTCACGAGATCGAGATCGGCACCATCTTCACCAACATCAACGCCACCGACAACCACGTGCACAGCATGCTCAAGTACCTGGACGACGTGCGGCTCTCCTGCACGCTGGGCTTCCACACCCACGCTGAGGAGCTCTACTACCTGAACAAGTCCGTCTCCCTCATGCTGGGCACCACGGACCTGCTCCGGGAGCGCTTCAGCTTGCTCAGCGCCCGGCTGGACTTCAACGTCCGCAACCTCTCCATGATCGTGGAGGAGATGAAAGCTGTGGACACGCGACATGGAGAAATCCTTCGTAATGTCACCATCCTGAGAG GTGCCCCTGGCCCCCCCGGACCAAGAGGACTCAAAGGAGACACGGGCACGAAAGGGCCTGGTGGCAGCAGAGGACCGAAAGGAGACCCTGGCAGCTTGGGGCCCCCGGGACCCCAGGGTCCTCAGGGGCAGCCTGGAGACACAGGACCCATGGGGGAAAGGGGACCGGTTGGCCTTCGGGGTTTCCCAGGCCTCAAAGGCTCAAAGGGCAGTTTTGGAACTGGAGGCCCAAGAGGACAGCCAGGCCCGAAAGGGGACATGGGGCCCCCAGGGCCAGAGGGGCCCCCAGGGTCTCCAGGGCCCTCAGGGCCTCAGGGAAAGCCAGGGATTGCTGGCAAGACAGGGTCACCGGGCCAGCGGGGACCCATGGGGCTTAAGGGTGAACCAGGGATCCAGGGGCCCCCTGGCCTCCCAGGGCCCCCAGGCCCACCAGGAAGCCAGAGCCGCTACTAA